The Mucilaginibacter mallensis genome has a segment encoding these proteins:
- a CDS encoding T9SS type A sorting domain-containing protein has translation MKTQLLKITFIAFASLLFVNISKAQQYINSSTTTGSTTIGYTCYNYFDNNTAANISPTPVGSTTNSIILPAATANNLSVVGTSSSCLESNNVSTPIDATVNYIPNAADKTTYAANLNTQDWEWSLLYRATTLPSQTAPGSGAAGSAGLIYTPLVGTSNNWRYWLHATTATVTTTTQGFVLMQTSDGLLHVYVADGSTYDKPIELLVSKAALSVNTTYCIKIQRLINGTWNMYLDPYTSTVTQAQTLQQTRVSSDGYSISLAYKNSILQASQSSATAGTYKFDETHMYTRYLYFAPMTTAAQGVTQSPLYAGETPVILYGIQVFTRGNYDFTQIYINETDNSYFRSNFINNGNPAYLYETQNPVLSMTGATFISNIQLNNGGGAQAQITAYTSPFVSMGNVDGSLSNPGNYFIETSMASTINVPAPATMSFGTVSSVVDGTTGSPISTGQYSNGTPPAGTGTIGTGTVYDWIGGTAGNAYTAAANWHQGVAPGATDIVNFGVNYSFTTANSPNFGANTTVGQIYVGKNGGNQVSFNMYSTVGSGTAYSYTTTNGISLAAGANLALSGYSSSKLATFITKGTSTAASTSIIVPTNTTFTQSGTFTLLSDASGTANIGILLNSTVSGTFTVQRYMTGGTAAYRTWRLMSSPINNGSSAFNFANLQQTLIVTGSGGSTNGFDPPASWNATTYTANGPSVLFYNEPVAQSAKNDFISLATNPTTTTKPVGTGFYFYYRGDRTHNLSSKVVKVSGSYAIPESTPTLWTGTLNTGNVSFAASYTNNVGATDNGYNITGNPYPCTLDWSKVTYTSGKFSLNPLYTGVPNIWVYDPTKNSINPQNNTTYTNYVAVGQGFFVQATGTGGTITFTENAKDVASADQPTGSKLMLSVIQPKTDPYIQLEMIRDSTNADFAYIRFNNNANPKYNKTDDVDDLNGDGQNVFFGSLTADSVEVAINSLPLTLHTSVFLSANATTQGAFSIKRTDLVNISSAYDVFLMDHFTKDSLDLRQHDTYSFNITSNPASYGNSRFELVLRIKPLPPYQLLSFTGQHVSSGNQLNWKTANENYYTTFQLQRSQDNGKTFSSLTTMQSDSSGAYAFTDKAAGKDTAMYRLMQSDVNNNITYSSIVILSTTGSLVQFKVYPNPASSYIQFQANNIVNPPLKLNIYNSIGSIVKTTTFSANTGTQDLSGLINGTYILELIDVNTKKSLGTAKFSKF, from the coding sequence TTGAAAACACAATTACTTAAAATCACATTCATCGCCTTTGCAAGTTTACTATTCGTAAACATTAGTAAGGCGCAGCAGTATATAAACAGCAGCACTACTACCGGTAGCACTACTATTGGCTATACCTGCTACAATTATTTTGACAACAATACCGCAGCTAACATATCGCCCACACCGGTAGGCTCTACAACTAATTCTATCATTTTACCGGCGGCAACGGCTAATAACCTGTCTGTTGTTGGCACAAGTAGTAGCTGTTTGGAATCAAACAACGTAAGCACTCCTATTGATGCAACTGTTAATTACATACCTAACGCCGCTGATAAAACCACGTATGCTGCTAATTTAAATACACAGGATTGGGAATGGTCGTTATTATACAGGGCAACCACACTGCCATCTCAAACCGCGCCAGGTTCAGGTGCAGCGGGTAGTGCAGGCCTTATATATACCCCGCTTGTAGGCACTTCAAACAACTGGCGCTATTGGTTGCATGCTACAACAGCAACCGTAACCACTACAACACAAGGCTTTGTGTTAATGCAAACATCTGATGGCCTTCTGCACGTATATGTTGCCGATGGTAGCACATATGATAAACCCATTGAACTCTTAGTAAGTAAAGCAGCATTATCTGTAAATACCACCTATTGTATAAAAATACAAAGGCTTATCAACGGTACCTGGAACATGTACCTTGATCCTTATACATCAACAGTTACACAAGCACAAACTTTACAACAAACCAGGGTTAGCAGCGATGGTTATAGCATTTCACTCGCTTACAAAAACTCTATACTACAGGCATCACAATCGTCCGCTACAGCAGGTACCTATAAATTTGATGAAACGCATATGTACACCCGTTACCTGTACTTTGCCCCTATGACAACTGCTGCACAAGGTGTAACACAATCGCCTCTTTATGCCGGCGAAACACCTGTAATATTATATGGTATCCAGGTCTTTACCCGTGGCAATTATGATTTTACCCAGATCTATATTAATGAAACCGACAATAGCTATTTCAGAAGTAACTTTATAAATAACGGCAACCCGGCTTATTTGTATGAAACCCAGAATCCTGTTCTTAGTATGACGGGGGCAACATTTATTTCAAATATTCAGTTAAATAATGGTGGCGGGGCCCAGGCACAAATTACGGCATATACCAGCCCCTTCGTAAGTATGGGTAATGTTGATGGCTCTCTCTCTAACCCGGGAAATTATTTCATTGAAACCTCAATGGCTTCAACCATAAACGTGCCTGCCCCGGCAACTATGTCGTTTGGTACAGTAAGTTCAGTGGTTGATGGTACAACAGGCAGCCCAATTTCCACCGGTCAATATTCAAACGGAACTCCACCAGCCGGTACCGGTACTATAGGCACAGGTACTGTTTATGATTGGATAGGCGGCACAGCCGGTAATGCATACACAGCAGCTGCAAACTGGCACCAGGGTGTTGCACCAGGCGCAACTGACATTGTAAACTTTGGTGTAAATTATAGTTTCACTACCGCAAACAGTCCTAATTTTGGTGCAAATACAACAGTAGGGCAAATATATGTAGGTAAAAATGGCGGTAACCAGGTGTCATTCAACATGTATAGCACTGTTGGTAGCGGTACCGCCTATAGCTACACTACTACAAATGGCATTTCACTGGCCGCGGGCGCAAATTTAGCGTTAAGTGGTTATAGCTCAAGTAAATTGGCCACCTTTATTACAAAGGGCACATCTACTGCAGCCTCCACTTCAATCATAGTACCAACAAACACTACCTTTACGCAATCAGGCACATTTACATTACTATCTGATGCAAGCGGTACTGCTAATATTGGTATACTATTAAATTCAACGGTTAGTGGCACATTTACTGTACAACGCTATATGACAGGAGGAACCGCTGCTTACCGCACCTGGAGATTGATGTCATCGCCTATTAATAACGGATCATCAGCTTTTAATTTTGCAAACTTACAGCAAACCTTAATTGTAACAGGCTCCGGAGGTTCAACAAACGGTTTCGATCCGCCTGCATCCTGGAATGCAACCACATATACCGCTAATGGCCCATCCGTTTTATTTTATAACGAACCTGTGGCCCAAAGCGCTAAAAATGATTTTATATCGCTGGCAACAAATCCAACTACAACAACCAAACCTGTAGGCACAGGCTTCTACTTCTATTACCGTGGGGACCGCACACATAACTTATCAAGCAAAGTAGTAAAGGTTAGCGGAAGTTATGCCATACCCGAATCTACACCAACTTTATGGACAGGCACTTTAAACACAGGAAACGTATCTTTTGCCGCAAGTTATACCAATAACGTTGGGGCAACTGATAATGGTTATAATATAACAGGTAACCCTTATCCTTGTACCTTAGATTGGTCTAAAGTAACCTACACTTCCGGTAAATTCTCGCTGAACCCGCTTTATACCGGCGTGCCAAACATTTGGGTATACGACCCCACAAAAAATAGTATCAATCCGCAAAATAACACCACCTACACCAACTATGTAGCTGTTGGCCAGGGTTTCTTTGTACAAGCAACCGGAACCGGCGGAACTATAACATTTACAGAGAATGCTAAAGATGTGGCTTCTGCTGATCAGCCAACAGGAAGCAAACTTATGCTGAGCGTTATTCAACCTAAAACCGATCCGTATATACAACTGGAAATGATACGTGATTCAACAAATGCTGATTTTGCCTATATCCGTTTTAACAATAACGCTAATCCTAAATACAACAAAACAGATGATGTTGATGATTTGAACGGCGATGGCCAGAATGTGTTTTTTGGAAGTTTAACTGCTGATAGTGTTGAAGTTGCAATTAATTCATTACCACTAACCCTGCATACCTCAGTATTTTTAAGCGCTAATGCAACTACACAAGGGGCATTCTCCATTAAAAGAACCGACCTGGTTAATATATCAAGCGCATATGATGTATTCCTGATGGACCATTTCACAAAAGACTCTCTTGACCTGAGACAACATGATACTTATTCCTTTAACATAACAAGTAATCCGGCATCATATGGCAATAGCCGCTTTGAGTTGGTTTTACGCATAAAACCACTTCCTCCATACCAATTGCTTTCTTTCACTGGTCAGCATGTAAGCAGTGGCAACCAATTGAACTGGAAAACAGCTAACGAGAACTATTATACCACTTTCCAGCTACAAAGAAGCCAGGATAATGGTAAAACATTCAGTTCACTTACCACTATGCAATCTGATAGCTCAGGTGCATATGCCTTTACAGATAAAGCTGCTGGAAAAGACACAGCAATGTATCGCCTAATGCAGTCCGACGTTAATAATAACATCACTTACTCATCAATAGTAATATTATCAACTACAGGCAGCCTTGTTCAATTTAAGGTATATCCTAACCCTGCATCATCATACATCCAGTTCCAGGCTAACAATATAGTTAACCCACCGTTGAAATTAAATATTTATAATTCTATTGGTAGTATTGTTAAAACAACTACATTTAGTGCTAATACCGGTACACAAGACCTATCAGGACTCATAAATGGAACTTATATACTGGAATTAATTGATGTAAACACCAAGAAAAGTTTAGGTACTGCTAAATTTTCTAAATTTTAA
- the mgrA gene encoding L-glyceraldehyde 3-phosphate reductase, whose protein sequence is MTYVASPDRYKNMQYRRCGKSGIMLPAVSLGLWHNFGHVDVTENYRKILHLAFDSGITHFDLANNYGPPPGSAEENFGRILKEDFSSYRDEMIISSKAGYTMWDGPYGDWGSKKYLVASLDQSLKRMGLDYVDIFYHHRPDPETPLEETMAALDLIVRQGKALYVGISNYPADRAKDAIEILRKLGTPCLIHQPKYSMFERWVEGGLMDVLGAEGVGCIPFSPLAQGMLTNKYLHGIPEDSRAAKSTGFLQTSQITEKRLNEIKKLNDLAVKRGQTLAQMALSWILKDPRVTSVLIGASKPEQLADSMKCLDNTHFSSEELAHIEDILK, encoded by the coding sequence ATGACATACGTAGCTTCTCCCGACAGATATAAAAACATGCAATACCGCCGCTGTGGTAAAAGTGGCATCATGCTCCCGGCTGTATCGCTGGGCCTATGGCACAACTTTGGCCATGTTGATGTAACCGAAAATTACCGCAAAATTTTACACCTCGCATTCGATAGCGGCATCACCCATTTCGATCTGGCTAACAATTACGGCCCGCCTCCGGGCTCTGCCGAAGAAAATTTTGGGCGCATATTAAAAGAGGATTTTAGCAGCTATCGCGATGAGATGATCATCAGCAGCAAAGCCGGCTACACCATGTGGGATGGCCCTTATGGCGATTGGGGTTCAAAAAAATACCTGGTAGCCAGCCTTGACCAAAGTCTTAAACGCATGGGGCTGGATTATGTAGATATCTTCTACCACCACCGTCCCGATCCGGAAACACCGCTGGAAGAAACTATGGCAGCACTCGACCTCATCGTTCGCCAGGGCAAGGCATTGTACGTGGGTATATCAAACTACCCTGCCGACCGTGCTAAGGATGCTATTGAAATATTAAGGAAATTAGGTACACCATGCCTTATCCACCAGCCTAAATACTCCATGTTTGAGCGTTGGGTTGAAGGTGGCCTGATGGATGTTCTGGGTGCTGAAGGTGTAGGCTGTATCCCATTTTCGCCATTGGCACAGGGCATGCTCACCAATAAATACCTGCATGGTATCCCTGAAGATTCGCGCGCGGCAAAATCAACCGGTTTCCTGCAAACCAGCCAGATTACCGAAAAACGCCTGAACGAGATCAAAAAACTAAATGACCTGGCCGTAAAACGCGGACAAACACTGGCACAAATGGCCCTGTCGTGGATATTGAAGGACCCTCGGGTAACATCAGTACTCATAGGTGCCAGCAAACCCGAGCAATTAGCCGACTCTATGAAATGTTTGGATAACACCCATTTCTCAAGCGAGGAATTGGCACATATTGAGGATATATTAAAATAA
- a CDS encoding RNA polymerase sigma factor, whose translation MADFEEIYAQYSPQIFRVCMGYINDREQAKDLVQETFISVWKNLPTFRNESKISTWIFRIATNNCLRALERSKRVMTTELPFHLPDQPHEETQEEKLVFLYNCIAELEETDRIIISLVLEDLPQAEIAAIVGLSAVNTRVKIHRVKEKLAIKFKAHGQFE comes from the coding sequence ATGGCTGATTTTGAAGAAATATACGCGCAGTACTCGCCCCAGATATTCAGGGTGTGTATGGGCTATATTAATGATAGGGAGCAAGCAAAAGACCTGGTACAGGAAACCTTCATTTCAGTTTGGAAGAACCTGCCTACGTTCAGGAACGAATCAAAGATCAGTACCTGGATCTTCCGCATTGCAACCAACAATTGCTTGCGGGCATTGGAACGATCAAAAAGGGTGATGACAACCGAGCTTCCATTCCATTTACCCGATCAGCCCCATGAGGAAACGCAGGAAGAGAAACTTGTCTTTTTATACAACTGCATTGCCGAACTGGAGGAAACGGACCGGATTATTATATCGCTGGTGTTAGAAGATCTGCCGCAGGCGGAGATAGCTGCGATAGTTGGATTAAGCGCAGTAAATACACGGGTGAAAATTCACAGGGTTAAGGAGAAACTGGCCATTAAATTTAAAGCGCATGGACAATTTGAATGA
- a CDS encoding ABC transporter ATPase, translated as MIFSENSRVWIYQSDKQLTDAETTALQQQLNSFTTGWTAHNSQLKAKAEIRYNRFIILIVDESQAGASGCSIDKSVNYMKQIEQQFGINLFDRFNLAYRSGNEVVSVPRHTFEELITNKTIDTNTIVFNNMVQTVADLETKWEVPFKDSWHIRLFGSLVTQ; from the coding sequence ATGATATTTTCAGAAAATTCGAGAGTGTGGATTTACCAGTCGGATAAACAATTAACCGACGCAGAAACTACAGCCTTACAACAACAACTGAACAGCTTTACAACCGGCTGGACGGCCCATAACAGCCAGCTAAAAGCCAAAGCCGAAATACGCTATAACCGTTTCATCATTTTAATAGTGGACGAAAGCCAGGCAGGTGCCAGCGGCTGTTCTATTGATAAATCAGTAAACTACATGAAACAAATTGAACAGCAGTTCGGCATTAATTTGTTTGACAGGTTTAACCTGGCCTACCGCAGCGGTAACGAAGTAGTATCCGTACCACGCCATACTTTTGAAGAACTGATCACAAACAAAACTATCGATACCAATACCATCGTATTCAACAACATGGTACAAACCGTTGCCGACCTGGAAACCAAATGGGAAGTACCATTCAAGGATAGCTGGCATATCCGGCTGTTTGGTTCATTGGTTACACAATAA
- a CDS encoding bifunctional folylpolyglutamate synthase/dihydrofolate synthase, producing the protein MDYAQTLHYLYTQLPMFTRIGSSAYKEDLTNTIELCARLNNPQHEFKSVHIGGTNGKGSTSHMLAAILQTAGYKTGLYTSPHLRDFRERVRINGEMISEQQVIDFVADHQSDFEEIQPSFFEMTVGLAFDIFAKEKVDIAVIEVGLGGRLDSTNIITPLLSVITNIGWDHMNILGDTLQLIAGEKAGIIKHGIPVIIGEHQPDIANVFLRKAAQEEADIIFASDDYESEVLSPKSEVEIAEYLDISINKKDSGLKTLDLRLDLTGSYQLKNIKTVLSAVEELCSQGFVITDEHVQTALRQVKTLTGLHGRWEVLSRNPLTICDTGHNPEGIQEVLKNISSVNYAHLHFVIGMVNDKDISKVLSMLPKDATYYFCKPDIPRGLDAESLKLKAESAGLYGDTYPSVKVAFDAAQKAAQANDLVFVGGSTFVVAEVV; encoded by the coding sequence ATGGATTACGCCCAAACCCTGCATTACCTATACACCCAGTTGCCTATGTTCACCCGCATAGGTTCATCGGCTTATAAAGAAGATCTAACCAACACTATTGAACTATGTGCCCGCTTAAATAACCCGCAGCATGAGTTTAAAAGCGTTCACATAGGCGGTACAAACGGCAAAGGTTCAACATCGCACATGCTGGCGGCTATACTGCAAACAGCAGGCTATAAAACCGGCTTGTACACCTCGCCGCACCTGCGCGATTTCCGCGAACGGGTACGCATCAACGGCGAAATGATCAGCGAACAGCAGGTGATTGATTTTGTTGCAGATCATCAATCAGATTTTGAAGAAATCCAACCCTCATTTTTTGAGATGACGGTGGGCCTGGCCTTTGATATTTTTGCTAAAGAAAAGGTAGATATCGCCGTGATCGAAGTTGGCTTAGGCGGCAGGCTCGATTCCACCAATATCATCACCCCGCTCCTGTCCGTTATAACCAACATCGGCTGGGACCATATGAATATCCTGGGTGATACCCTGCAACTCATCGCCGGGGAAAAAGCAGGCATCATTAAACACGGTATCCCCGTCATCATCGGTGAACATCAACCCGATATCGCCAATGTCTTCCTTCGCAAAGCAGCACAGGAAGAAGCAGATATTATTTTTGCATCGGACGATTATGAGTCTGAAGTCTTAAGTCCAAAGTCCGAAGTCGAAATAGCTGAGTACCTGGATATATCCATTAATAAAAAAGACTCCGGACTCAAAACTCTAGACTTAAGACTTGATCTCACAGGCAGCTATCAACTTAAAAACATAAAAACTGTACTATCAGCAGTGGAAGAGTTGTGTTCACAAGGTTTTGTGATCACGGATGAGCATGTACAAACCGCCTTACGCCAGGTAAAAACATTAACCGGCTTACATGGCCGCTGGGAGGTTTTAAGCCGTAACCCTTTAACCATTTGCGATACCGGTCACAATCCCGAAGGCATACAGGAAGTATTAAAGAATATCAGCTCGGTTAATTATGCCCACCTGCACTTTGTCATAGGTATGGTGAACGATAAGGATATCAGCAAAGTACTAAGCATGCTGCCAAAGGATGCTACCTACTACTTCTGTAAACCCGATATCCCCCGCGGACTGGACGCCGAAAGCCTAAAGCTTAAAGCAGAAAGCGCAGGGCTGTATGGCGATACTTATCCTTCGGTTAAAGTCGCTTTTGATGCAGCACAAAAAGCTGCACAGGCAAATGATTTGGTTTTTGTAGGCGGCAGTACGTTTGTGGTGGCAGAGGTGGTGTAA
- a CDS encoding DUF6496 domain-containing protein codes for MAKYSEKAAEKVEKTMHELKEGTLKSGNGKKVTSKKQAVAIGLSEARKEGARVPKKK; via the coding sequence ATGGCAAAGTACTCAGAGAAAGCAGCGGAAAAAGTTGAAAAGACCATGCATGAATTAAAAGAAGGCACGCTAAAAAGTGGCAATGGTAAAAAAGTTACCAGTAAGAAACAAGCTGTAGCTATTGGGTTATCGGAAGCGAGGAAGGAAGGGGCGAGGGTGCCGAAGAAAAAATAG
- a CDS encoding MBL fold metallo-hydrolase, with protein MLRNHRFITVLYFLLIPFSVFSQSKPSFRIVPLGVLGGIDESNLSAYMVAAAGTNNYVCMDAGTLHYGIQQAVDNKVFSIPTEQVLRQYIKGYCISHAHLDHIAGLIINSPDDTAKNIYALASTIQTIKTHYFTWDSWANFGDDGEAPTLKKYHYQILTPDSIIPIKNTGMTVQVFPLSHSNLTSTAFLVNSNDAYILYLGDTGADDIEKSHNLHKLWQAVAPLVKSKKLKAIMIETSFPDEQPDKTLFGHLTPHWLMAEMDDLASLTGTDALKGFNVIITHLKPPQTSIYKIKLQLFNENKLNLNLIYPQQGEVIDL; from the coding sequence ATGCTCCGCAACCACCGTTTTATAACTGTATTATATTTTTTACTTATACCCTTTTCGGTTTTCTCACAATCAAAACCATCTTTCAGGATAGTGCCACTTGGTGTTTTAGGTGGTATTGATGAAAGCAACCTTTCCGCCTATATGGTTGCCGCAGCAGGCACCAACAATTATGTTTGTATGGATGCGGGCACCCTGCATTACGGCATTCAGCAGGCGGTGGATAATAAAGTATTCTCCATCCCCACAGAGCAGGTGCTGAGGCAATACATCAAAGGCTATTGCATCTCACACGCACATCTGGACCATATCGCCGGACTCATCATCAATTCTCCCGACGACACCGCTAAAAATATCTACGCCTTAGCCAGCACTATCCAAACTATTAAAACACATTATTTTACATGGGACAGCTGGGCCAACTTTGGCGATGATGGCGAAGCCCCCACCCTCAAAAAATATCATTATCAGATACTTACACCCGATAGCATTATCCCGATAAAAAATACAGGGATGACCGTTCAGGTATTTCCATTAAGTCACTCCAACCTAACCAGCACCGCTTTTTTGGTGAATAGTAATGATGCCTATATTTTATATTTGGGCGATACCGGTGCCGATGACATTGAAAAAAGCCATAATCTGCACAAGCTATGGCAGGCCGTTGCGCCACTCGTAAAAAGCAAGAAACTAAAGGCCATCATGATCGAGACCTCATTCCCCGATGAGCAGCCCGATAAAACCCTGTTCGGCCACCTTACCCCGCATTGGCTCATGGCAGAGATGGATGATCTTGCTTCCCTAACCGGCACCGACGCACTCAAAGGCTTTAATGTGATCATCACCCACCTTAAACCACCGCAAACCAGTATCTATAAGATCAAACTACAGCTTTTTAACGAAAATAAATTAAACTTAAACCTCATCTACCCACAGCAGGGCGAGGTTATCGATTTGTAA
- a CDS encoding YqaE/Pmp3 family membrane protein: MRYFLCFICPPAAVLTTGRIGSFILSIILTIFFWIPGIIYAILVTSDFYSARRNRRVVRAIRANRY; encoded by the coding sequence ATGCGCTACTTTCTTTGCTTCATTTGCCCACCAGCTGCGGTTTTAACAACCGGCCGTATTGGGTCGTTTATACTCAGCATAATACTCACTATTTTTTTCTGGATCCCCGGCATAATTTACGCTATATTGGTAACCAGTGATTTTTACTCGGCCCGTAGAAACCGGAGAGTTGTAAGAGCCATCAGGGCAAACAGGTACTAA
- a CDS encoding Gfo/Idh/MocA family protein translates to MSTINWGIIGCGDVTEVKSGPAFNKVVGSKLSAVMRRDATKAADYALRHNVGKWYSDANELLNDPELNAIYIATPPASHLPYALDALKKGFNVYVEKPVTRNAAEAQQMADAVKQSGLKLTVAHYRRAVPMFLHVKNLLDSQAIGDIRTVQIRMWQARKPALVAKVESNWRVQPELSGGGYFHDLAPHQLDLMLYYFGEPEFYSGFSINQSENTPADDHVTGHILFKNKVVVNGSWCFNVAESETTDTCEIIGTKGKITFPFFGKYVTLETEFGEETIEFTHPQHIQQPMIEKIVAYFKGEGPNPCSIEEAIVLMKIMDSFTGK, encoded by the coding sequence ATGAGTACAATCAACTGGGGTATAATAGGCTGCGGCGATGTAACCGAAGTAAAAAGCGGACCGGCATTCAATAAAGTTGTGGGCAGCAAACTATCAGCCGTTATGCGCCGCGATGCCACCAAGGCCGCCGACTACGCTCTACGACACAACGTTGGCAAATGGTACAGTGATGCCAATGAGCTGCTGAACGATCCGGAGCTAAATGCTATCTACATAGCCACCCCACCGGCATCGCACCTGCCCTATGCACTTGATGCCCTTAAAAAAGGGTTTAATGTTTATGTAGAAAAGCCTGTAACCCGCAATGCTGCCGAAGCACAACAAATGGCTGATGCCGTTAAACAAAGTGGCTTAAAACTAACCGTGGCCCATTACCGCCGTGCAGTACCTATGTTTTTGCATGTTAAAAACCTGTTGGATAGTCAGGCTATTGGAGATATCCGCACCGTGCAGATCCGCATGTGGCAGGCTCGCAAGCCAGCACTTGTTGCCAAAGTGGAAAGTAACTGGCGTGTACAACCTGAGCTCTCAGGCGGTGGTTACTTTCATGACCTTGCCCCCCATCAGCTCGACCTCATGCTCTACTATTTTGGCGAACCGGAGTTTTACAGCGGCTTCTCAATCAACCAATCAGAAAACACCCCGGCTGATGACCATGTTACCGGGCATATCCTGTTCAAAAACAAAGTAGTGGTAAACGGCTCCTGGTGCTTCAACGTAGCCGAGAGCGAAACCACCGATACCTGCGAGATTATCGGCACAAAAGGTAAGATCACCTTCCCTTTCTTCGGTAAATATGTAACCTTGGAAACTGAGTTTGGTGAAGAAACCATCGAGTTTACCCATCCCCAGCACATTCAGCAACCCATGATCGAAAAGATCGTAGCCTATTTCAAAGGCGAAGGCCCAAACCCCTGCAGCATTGAGGAGGCTATAGTTTTAATGAAGATAATGGATAGTTTTACGGGGAAGTAA
- a CDS encoding AI-2E family transporter — translation MTVKKLTTPFYEKLSLVLVGLIALGYLVIQAKDVLDPMMFGFLFAILLLPVANFFERKCRMPRSISSFLSILLLVGFIGGIVYLVSSQISNLASDWPQLKTQVMQSINDLSGWISTAFHINTDKQMVYVHSTTNKILAAGTDVLGTTFGAISSLMLFYSFILIFTFFILFYRKLLLKFIIWVFNEENSATVFDIVENVQTILRQYIIGLLLEMVIVATIACTLFWMIGVKYAVLLGLFVGLFNIIPYIGIFSALLLSSIITFATSTIKQAVEVAVGVIAIHAVDSNLLLPTIVGSKVRLNALITFLGIVFGEMIWGLSGMFLSIPTIAILKIIFDRIESLKPWGFLLGGDNEAKKAARKKMKITTE, via the coding sequence ATGACAGTAAAAAAACTTACAACACCTTTTTATGAAAAACTTTCTTTAGTACTGGTAGGTCTTATTGCATTAGGCTACCTGGTTATTCAGGCTAAAGATGTGCTCGACCCTATGATGTTCGGGTTTCTATTCGCGATACTTTTATTGCCAGTTGCAAACTTTTTTGAACGCAAGTGCCGTATGCCCCGCAGCATATCCTCGTTCCTGTCCATATTATTGCTGGTCGGTTTTATAGGTGGTATCGTTTACCTTGTGAGTTCACAAATATCCAACCTCGCCAGCGACTGGCCCCAGCTCAAAACCCAGGTAATGCAATCTATCAATGATCTATCAGGGTGGATATCAACAGCATTTCATATCAATACCGATAAACAAATGGTGTATGTACATAGCACCACCAATAAAATACTGGCTGCAGGTACCGATGTTTTGGGCACAACTTTCGGGGCCATATCATCATTAATGCTGTTCTATTCATTCATCCTTATATTCACCTTCTTTATCCTTTTTTACCGCAAGCTTTTACTGAAGTTTATCATATGGGTTTTTAACGAAGAAAATTCAGCCACAGTGTTTGATATCGTAGAGAACGTTCAAACCATTTTAAGGCAATATATAATCGGCCTGCTGCTTGAGATGGTCATAGTAGCCACAATAGCCTGCACCCTCTTCTGGATGATCGGTGTTAAATACGCCGTTTTACTGGGACTATTCGTAGGGCTGTTCAACATTATACCCTATATCGGTATTTTTTCGGCGCTATTGCTCAGCAGTATCATCACTTTCGCTACCAGCACCATTAAACAAGCAGTTGAAGTTGCCGTTGGTGTAATTGCCATACATGCAGTGGATTCAAACCTATTATTACCCACCATAGTAGGTTCAAAAGTAAGGCTTAATGCCCTGATCACCTTTTTAGGAATAGTTTTTGGCGAAATGATCTGGGGATTATCAGGCATGTTCCTTTCCATCCCTACCATAGCCATCCTCAAGATCATATTCGATCGTATTGAAAGCCTTAAACCATGGGGGTTCTTACTTGGCGGCGACAATGAAGCAAAAAAGGCAGCCCGAAAAAAAATGAAAATAACAACTGAATAG